One Streptomyces sp. R28 DNA window includes the following coding sequences:
- a CDS encoding CocE/NonD family hydrolase gives MDLRLPGLRGRVRRPRRWLAAAASVVVLAGAGTWTAVADDDAPPVRSTDRVMDMGDGVRVDTSYFTSGSAGRRPAVLLGHGFGGSKNDVRQQAEDLARDGYAVLTWSARGFGRSTGKIGLNDPKGEVADVSKLLDWLAKQPQVELDKAGDPRVGMAGGSYGGAIALLAAGHDDRVDAIAPAITYWNLADALFPNGVFKKLWAGIFVNSGGGCARFETQICQMYDRVAESGTPDAEARTMLEERSPSAAGDRINVPTLLMQGQSDSLFPLGQADAAAKAIRANGAPVDVDWIAGGHDGGDMETGRIQARVQSWFDRYLKDDKSADTGPAFRVTRTGGVDSTDGQATLRGASADSYPGLASGRESVSLTGAEQSFANPAGASPPAVSALPGLGGSGGLAQLSSLGIGVSLDFPGQFARFESAPVRDDLRITGSPTATVHVKSTSEDAVLFAKVYDVGPGGTQQVLPSQLVTPLRVEDTKAGKDVTITLPAIDHDIDSGHRLRLVLSSTDLGYASPLAPATYTVSLKGDLSVPTAPGVSTAAAPLPSWVWWLPLTGALIALALLLTARRRTATPAPDPELAEVPLQITDLSKRYAGSEDRYAVRDLSFRVEKGQVLGLLGPNGAGKTTTLRMLMGLIKPDAGEVRVFGHAIRPGAPVLSRVGAFVEGAGFLPHLSGRENLELYWQATGRPSEDAHLDEALEIAGLGDALARAVRTYSQGMRQRLAIAQAMLGLPDLLILDEPTNGLDPPQIREMRQVMIRYAAAGRTVIVSSHLLAEVEQTCTHLVVMDRGRLVQAGPVAEIIGSGDTLLVGTPTAVEEPVVDKVAALPGVASAVRTDDGLLVRLDADGSATRLVAELVRLEVPVHSVGPHRRLEDAFLTLIGGSA, from the coding sequence ATGGATCTTCGACTGCCCGGCCTACGAGGGCGCGTACGGAGGCCGCGACGGTGGCTCGCCGCCGCGGCCTCCGTCGTCGTCCTCGCCGGTGCCGGTACATGGACGGCCGTCGCCGACGACGACGCGCCGCCGGTGCGCAGCACCGACCGGGTCATGGACATGGGGGACGGGGTGCGCGTCGACACCTCGTACTTCACCTCGGGCAGTGCGGGACGCCGCCCGGCCGTCCTGCTGGGGCACGGCTTCGGTGGCAGCAAGAACGACGTACGGCAGCAGGCCGAGGACCTCGCCCGGGACGGGTACGCCGTCCTGACCTGGTCGGCCCGCGGCTTCGGCAGGTCGACCGGCAAGATCGGGCTGAACGACCCGAAGGGCGAGGTCGCCGACGTCTCCAAGCTGCTCGACTGGCTGGCGAAGCAGCCCCAGGTCGAGCTCGACAAGGCCGGTGACCCGCGGGTCGGCATGGCGGGCGGTTCCTACGGCGGCGCCATCGCGCTGCTGGCCGCCGGGCACGACGACCGGGTGGACGCCATCGCCCCGGCGATCACGTACTGGAACCTCGCGGACGCCCTGTTCCCGAACGGCGTCTTCAAGAAGCTCTGGGCCGGCATATTCGTCAACTCGGGCGGCGGCTGCGCAAGGTTCGAGACGCAGATCTGCCAGATGTACGACCGGGTCGCCGAGTCCGGCACCCCGGACGCCGAGGCCCGCACGATGCTGGAGGAGCGCTCGCCGTCCGCGGCCGGCGACCGCATCAACGTGCCCACCCTGCTCATGCAGGGCCAGTCCGACTCCCTCTTCCCCCTGGGCCAGGCCGACGCCGCCGCGAAGGCGATCCGCGCCAACGGCGCCCCCGTCGACGTCGACTGGATCGCCGGCGGCCACGACGGCGGCGACATGGAGACGGGCCGGATCCAGGCGCGCGTGCAGTCCTGGTTCGACCGCTACCTCAAGGACGACAAGAGCGCCGACACCGGCCCGGCCTTCCGCGTCACCCGCACCGGAGGCGTCGACTCCACCGACGGCCAGGCCACGCTGAGGGGCGCGAGCGCCGACTCCTACCCCGGCCTGGCGAGCGGCCGCGAGTCCGTCTCCCTCACCGGCGCCGAGCAGAGCTTCGCCAACCCGGCCGGGGCCAGCCCGCCCGCCGTCTCGGCCCTGCCCGGCCTCGGCGGCTCCGGCGGCCTCGCCCAGCTGTCCTCGCTCGGCATCGGGGTGTCCCTGGACTTCCCGGGCCAGTTCGCCCGGTTCGAGTCGGCGCCGGTCCGCGACGACCTGCGCATCACCGGCTCCCCGACGGCGACCGTCCACGTGAAGTCCACCAGCGAGGACGCCGTGCTCTTCGCCAAGGTCTACGACGTCGGCCCCGGCGGCACCCAGCAGGTGCTGCCGTCCCAGCTCGTCACGCCCCTGCGCGTCGAGGACACCAAGGCGGGCAAGGACGTGACGATCACGCTCCCCGCCATCGACCACGACATCGACAGCGGCCACCGCCTGCGCCTGGTCCTGTCCTCCACGGACCTCGGCTACGCCTCCCCCCTCGCCCCGGCGACGTACACGGTCTCCCTCAAGGGCGACCTGTCGGTCCCGACGGCCCCCGGCGTGAGCACCGCCGCCGCCCCGCTGCCGTCCTGGGTGTGGTGGCTGCCGCTCACGGGCGCGCTGATCGCCCTGGCCCTGCTGCTGACGGCCCGCCGTCGCACCGCCACCCCCGCCCCCGACCCCGAGCTGGCCGAAGTCCCGCTCCAGATCACCGACCTGAGCAAGCGGTACGCGGGTTCCGAGGACCGTTACGCGGTACGGGATCTGTCCTTCCGCGTCGAGAAGGGCCAGGTCCTCGGACTGCTCGGCCCGAACGGCGCCGGCAAGACGACGACCCTGCGCATGCTGATGGGCCTGATCAAGCCGGACGCCGGTGAGGTCCGCGTCTTCGGCCACGCGATCCGCCCGGGCGCGCCCGTCCTGTCCAGGGTCGGCGCCTTCGTGGAGGGCGCGGGCTTCCTGCCGCACCTGTCCGGCCGGGAGAACCTGGAACTGTACTGGCAGGCCACGGGCCGCCCGTCCGAGGACGCCCACCTCGACGAGGCCCTGGAGATCGCGGGCCTCGGCGACGCGCTGGCCCGCGCGGTCCGCACGTACTCCCAGGGCATGCGCCAGCGCCTGGCCATCGCCCAGGCCATGCTCGGCCTGCCGGACCTGCTCATCCTGGACGAGCCGACCAACGGCCTCGACCCGCCCCAGATCCGCGAGATGCGCCAGGTGATGATCCGCTACGCGGCCGCCGGCCGCACGGTGATCGTCTCCAGCCACCTGCTGGCGGAGGTCGAGCAGACCTGCACCCACCTCGTGGTGATGGACCGCGGCCGCCTCGTGCAGGCGGGCCCGGTCGCCGAGATCATCGGCTCCGGCGACACGCTGCTCGTCGGCACCCCCACCGCCGTGGAGGAGCCGGTCGTCGACAAGGTCGCCGCCCTGCCGGGCGTGGCTTCGGCCGTGCGCACCGACGACGGGCTCCTGGTCCGGCTCGACGCCGACGGCAGTGCGACACGCCTGGTCGCCGAACTCGTCCGGCTGGAGGTGCCCGTCCATTCGGTCGGCCCGCACCGCCGCCTGGAAGACGCCTTCCTCACCCTGATCGGAGGTTCCGCATGA
- a CDS encoding ABC transporter permease translates to MSTLTERTEVASGYRAGRTLPLRVELVRQLKRRRTLVMGGILAALPFVLVVAFAIGGDGDGGSGNRINLMDTATASGANFAAVNLFVSAGFLLVIPVALFCGDTVASEAGWSSLRYLLAAPVPRARLLWSKLVVGLGLSLAAMVLLPVVALAVGTAAYGWGPLQIPTGGSLDTGTAAQRLVVVVAYVFVSQLVTAGLAFWLSTKTDAPLGAVGGAVGLTIVGSVLDAVTALGDWRHFLPAHWQFAWADAVQARPEWSGMIQGTAISVTYALVLFALAFRGFARKDIVS, encoded by the coding sequence ATGAGCACGCTCACCGAGCGCACCGAGGTCGCCTCCGGTTACCGCGCGGGCCGTACGCTGCCCCTCCGGGTCGAACTGGTCCGCCAGCTGAAGCGCCGCCGGACGCTGGTCATGGGCGGGATCCTGGCCGCGCTGCCCTTCGTGCTGGTCGTCGCCTTCGCGATCGGCGGCGACGGGGACGGCGGCTCCGGCAACCGCATCAACCTGATGGACACGGCCACGGCGTCCGGCGCGAACTTCGCCGCCGTCAACCTCTTCGTCTCCGCGGGCTTCCTGCTGGTCATCCCCGTCGCGCTGTTCTGCGGGGACACGGTGGCGTCGGAGGCCGGCTGGTCCTCCCTGCGCTACCTCCTCGCGGCGCCCGTGCCCCGGGCCCGCCTCCTGTGGTCCAAGCTCGTGGTCGGGCTGGGCCTCAGCCTGGCCGCGATGGTGCTGCTGCCGGTGGTGGCGTTGGCGGTCGGTACGGCCGCGTACGGCTGGGGTCCGTTGCAGATCCCCACCGGCGGTTCGCTCGACACGGGGACGGCGGCGCAGCGCCTGGTGGTGGTCGTGGCGTACGTCTTCGTGTCCCAACTGGTCACCGCGGGCCTGGCGTTCTGGCTCTCCACCAAGACGGACGCCCCGCTCGGCGCGGTCGGCGGCGCGGTCGGCCTGACCATCGTCGGCAGCGTCCTCGACGCCGTGACCGCCCTCGGCGACTGGCGCCACTTCCTGCCCGCGCACTGGCAGTTCGCCTGGGCGGACGCCGTACAGGCCCGCCCCGAGTGGTCCGGCATGATCCAGGGCACCGCGATTTCCGTAACGTACGCCCTCGTACTGTTCGCCCTGGCCTTCCGCGGTTTCGCACGCAAGGACATCGTGTCGTAG